From Geotalea uraniireducens Rf4:
TGATCGCCGGCACCCTGCTCAAGCTGTATGTCCCCAACCAGGAGGAGTTGCAGCACGGTCTCCTCAGGCAGGCAATCTTCTACTTCTTCAGGTACTTCCGCGGCGACCCGAGCCCGCACCACGCGACGCCGGACAACAAGTTCAATCCCATGCAGAAGTCGGCCTATCTCGCCATCATGTTCGTCCTTATGCCGCTCGTGAGCCTGACCGGCATCCTGCTGATGAACGTCACGCCCCTGCGGGAACTGGTGCTCCTGAGCGGCGGCCTGAAGATTCTCGTATCGGGGCACTTCCTCCTGGCGAGCTCGCTCTGCGCCTTTCTCTTTACCCACGTCTACCTGGCGACGCTGGGGCACTCCCCGATGGCGCACATCAAGCCCATGTGGACCGGGTGGGAAGAGGCGGAAGAGCATGGAGAAGTAAAACAGACGGAACAGGGGAATAACTGACGCACTGCGCCTGAACCCGAAAGGAAAGGAGGCCCATCATGCTCGGACATATGATCGGACAAACGAAACGGCTGGAAGATAACCATCCCCGCAAAGCATTCACCGCCGCGGCACAAGACGATATGCGCCGGCTTCAATCCCTTTCCCGCCGGGGCCTCTGGGCGATGGCGCTCTTCCTCCTGATCAGCGCCCTGGCGCTCTGCCTGCGGGACATCAACCTGCTCGTCCCCCTTCCCGAAGGTATACGGCAGATACTCGGCGCCCCGCCCCCCCCGATCCTGGTGCACATCGCCCTGGCCGTCTCCACGGTCTCCGCCCTGGTCCTCATCCTGGGTAGGGCAGTGGGAAGCGCCAGGCCTTGCCACAGCTGGATCAACATCGGGCTGCCGACGGTTTTTTACCCGCTCTATCTGGTTACCGAACCGCTGGATGTAAACTTCCTGGTCGTTCTGGTCGTCGGGCTCTCCATTATCACGCTTGAGCATCTCACCGTCTGGAGATATTCATCCAGGGCGATTGCGGAGGAGAGGGACCGGCTGGGGAGACGGTTGTAGGTGTTGAGATCGGCCGGACGATGTGAATACGGAAAAACACACCCGTAGGGGCGGGGTCACCCCGCCCCTACACCCCGCCCCTACACCCCGCACACCCCGCCCCTACACGGTTCATCCCCCCAGAGCATCCCCATCTCAAGAAAAGCATCCTTGACACCCCAAATGGTATGACACATCATCATACCAATGAAAGCGAGGTGCCCAATGGCAAAAGCAAAGCTTGCCGTAACGCTCGACGAAAAAACGCTCTCCGAGGTTGATAGCCTGGTCAAAAGACGCGTGTTTCCCAACCGCAGCCGTCTCATCGAGGAAGCGGTCCGCGAGAAGGTTTCCCGGTTGAACCGCGATCGTCTGGCCCGCGAATGCGCCCTGCTCGACCCGGACTTCGAAAAGTCCATGGCCGAAGAAGGAATGGGAGAGGAGCTGAACGAATGGCCCGAATACTGAGAGGGGACATCCGCTGGGCCGATCTCAACCCTGTGCGTGGCAGCGAGCAAGGGAGACTGCGACCTGTCCTCATCCTGAGTCACGATGTCTTCAACGCCCGCTCCGGTACAGTCATCGCCGTAGCGATAACCAGCCAGCCGCCGCGCGCCGGCTTCCCCCTCACCCTCGAACTTTCCTCCCCAATACTTCCCAAGCAGTCCTGGGTCAAGATCAGCCAGATCCGGACGTTATCTGTCGAACGCATCGGTAAGAAGATCGCCGAGGCAAGTCCCGAAGAGTTGAACCATGTGATCGATGGGTTGAGCGAGATCGTGGGATAATTCGGGGGGGAGGATGGGGATGGTCATGGCGGTTGCACCTGAAGAAGAAAGAGATACCACGAACACTGCGTTTCTGTTATAGTTTTGCCATCAAAGGAGATGACCATGAAAAGCGCGTCAGTCACC
This genomic window contains:
- a CDS encoding cytochrome b/b6 domain-containing protein codes for the protein MSKHTMIYLQPTPVRIWHWLNALGIVTLCITGAQIRFPEYLAIFGSYKTAILLHNTAGIVVAVSFSLWFFYYKMIAGTLLKLYVPNQEELQHGLLRQAIFYFFRYFRGDPSPHHATPDNKFNPMQKSAYLAIMFVLMPLVSLTGILLMNVTPLRELVLLSGGLKILVSGHFLLASSLCAFLFTHVYLATLGHSPMAHIKPMWTGWEEAEEHGEVKQTEQGNN
- a CDS encoding CopG family ribbon-helix-helix protein, whose protein sequence is MAKAKLAVTLDEKTLSEVDSLVKRRVFPNRSRLIEEAVREKVSRLNRDRLARECALLDPDFEKSMAEEGMGEELNEWPEY
- a CDS encoding type II toxin-antitoxin system PemK/MazF family toxin produces the protein MARILRGDIRWADLNPVRGSEQGRLRPVLILSHDVFNARSGTVIAVAITSQPPRAGFPLTLELSSPILPKQSWVKISQIRTLSVERIGKKIAEASPEELNHVIDGLSEIVG